A single window of Deltaproteobacteria bacterium DNA harbors:
- a CDS encoding sulfopyruvate decarboxylase subunit beta has product MNRLEAIRLVIDNLSGDELIIHANGAMSRESFFCRDRRENFYLLGSMGLASSVALGVALHQPQGKVIVLDGDGNILMGLGNLALIGALRPENLIHLVLDNQAYGTTGDQPTISPDIPFYKIAQAAGYREAYLIDQENKLQKVFSESLSGLGPVFIQIKVSQEVSKTCPRIPYSARKIKERFMSVFK; this is encoded by the coding sequence ATGAACCGGCTAGAAGCAATCAGATTGGTCATTGATAATTTATCAGGAGATGAACTGATAATTCATGCCAATGGAGCCATGAGCCGTGAATCTTTTTTCTGCCGGGATAGAAGGGAAAATTTTTACTTACTTGGCTCCATGGGGTTGGCTTCTTCAGTGGCCTTGGGCGTAGCATTACATCAACCGCAGGGGAAAGTAATTGTCCTGGATGGAGATGGAAATATCTTGATGGGATTAGGTAATTTGGCTTTAATTGGTGCTTTAAGACCTGAAAATCTCATCCATCTGGTCCTGGATAATCAAGCATACGGAACTACAGGTGATCAGCCGACGATTTCCCCTGATATCCCTTTCTACAAAATAGCTCAGGCAGCTGGTTACCGAGAGGCTTATCTCATTGATCAGGAAAATAAATTACAAAAAGTGTTTTCAGAATCTCTTTCTGGTTTAGGACCAGTCTTTATTCAAATTAAGGTAAGCCAAGAGGTCTCTAAAACCTGCCCTCGAATCCCCTACTCAGCCCGGAAAATCAAAGAGAGATTCATGAGCGTTTTTAAGTAA